The window GACCGCGCGGCGCGCATCCTCTACCGCGACGATGCCCTTCAAACAGAAGGGGCCGTCCCATTGTTTGCGGATCGCCTCGGCGCGCTTCCAGTCGAGGCTCTGGTCGAGCATCGAGGTGAAATATTCGGCGACCGATTTGGGCACGCTCGACCCTTCGGAGACATGCGTCGCGAGGTTGGGCAGGCTGAATTTCTCGCGCAGCACATAGTTGAGGCCCCAGCCGGGCTTGATCGCATAGCTGAGCATGTTGCCCGGCGTGAAGCGCGGCGGCGAGGTGAAGCCCGAGCGCAGGCAGCGTTCGCGGTTGCCCCCGACGATCGTGTCGACGGTGAGCGCGACGGCGTCGAACTTCGCGGCGCGCGCCGCGTCGAGCATCGCGGTGTTGAGGCCTTCGTCATGGTGGACGTAGAGCTGGAACAGCTTGGGGCCGTCGGTGAGCGCGCCCGCTTCGGCGAGGCTGATCGTCGCGAGGCTCGAGATGCCGGCAACGGTGCCGGCGTTCGCCGCGGCGCGCAGCACCGCCCGCTCGCCCTGCCAGTGGAAGAGGCGCTGGAGCGCGGTCGGCGAGAGGAAGAGCGGCATCGCCATCTCGCGCCCGAACAGGGTGGTGCGCATGTCGACGCTCTCCACCCCTGCGAGGACGCGGGGGATGAGGTCACAATCGTCGAAGGCGGCGCGGTTGCGGCGGCGGGTGACCTCGTCGTCGGCGGCGCCGTCGATATAGTCGAACACCGGCCAGGGCAGGCGCCGCTTCGCGAGGGCGCGGAAATCGTCGATATTGTGGCAGTCGGTGAGTTTCATTGGGGCCCCGCTTTTTTTGTCATTGCGAGCGTAGCGAAGCAATCTCCAGCCCTCAATGTCGCGCAAGGCCGGGGACTGGGGATTGCCGCGTCGCTTCGCTCCTCGCAATGACAAGGAATTAGAAAACCGTCCGCGCCGCGACGGTGCCCTTGCTGGCGAAGCTGAAGCGCGGTTCGACGGGCAGGTTTTCGTCGAGGATATGCGCGGCGACGCGCTTGCCCACCGCGGGGCCGTTCTTGAAGCCGTGACCCGAGCCGCCGCCGACAAGCCAGACATGCGGCTGGCCGGGGAAGCGGTCGATCAGATAGTCGCCGTTCGAACTGTTCTCATATTGGCAGACGCGCCCGCCGATCAGCGGCGCGGTCGCGAGGCCGGGAAAGCGGCGCGCGACATAGGCGCGCGCCTCGGCGATGCCCGCGGGGGTGAGGGCGCGCTCCTGCGTGTCGGGGTCGACCACCGGACCATGCACGTCGATCGCGATCTTGAACCCCGCGCCTTCGAGGTCGGGGATGCCATAGACGATACGGCCGTTGTTGAAATCGGCCCACACCGGCAGGTTCGGCGGGGCGAAGCGGGTGTCGCCCTGCGGTGCGCCGAAATGATAGACCTCCTGCCGCGTTGCGACGATCTTGCCCATCAGATGCTGGGGGAAGATTTCGGCGAGCCAGGGTCCGCAGGCATAGACGAGATGGTCGGCGGTGCCGCCGTCGGGCAGCGTGTGGCGCTGGATCTTCTTCGACAAGAGCGGCGCGGGCATGACCACGGGCTCGACCGTAATCTGTGCGTCGGCGATCACTTCCTGCACGCCGCGTGCGGCGATCAGCGCGCCGGTTTCGGTTTCGAGGATGCCGGTTTCGCCCTGGTAGAACTGGATCTGGCGATATTTATTCTGGAGCCAGCTTACGTCGCCCTGTTCGTGGCCGATGCGGTTCGCCTGGAGCCAGGCGAGCGACTGCGCGGTATAGGCGTCGCCCTGCGGCGCGAACCAGAGCACGCCGGTGTTGTGGAAGATCGGCGCGCTCGCGCTGTCGGACAGCTCTTTCCAATAGGGCAGGGATTCGCGCGCCATCTCGGAATAGATGGTGTCGGCGCCATAGCCCATGCGGATGACGCGGCTTTCGCCAGCCGACGAGGCGCGCGCATTGGCGGCGCCATAGGCGTCGAACAGACGCACCGATTTGCCCGCGCGCAGCAGGTGCCAGGCGGTCCAGGCGCCGAACACCCCGGCACCGATCACCGCGACATCGACATGCTGGACGGTCGGTTTGGCGTCCTTTCGCTTTTTCGAACGGCGCTCCTTGCGCTCGGCCGCCGCGACGGCGGTCGCCACGGGGAGCGCGGCGAGACCGGTGAGGAGGGCGCGGCGCGTCGTCATCGCGTCGCCCAGGCGATCAGCGCGCGGCCGGCGCCGCCGAGTGTCGCCAGATCGGCGATGTCGTCGAGCAACCAGCATTCGCCGGGCTGCCATCGACCGGCGCCCACCGTGCCGCCGCCGTCGATCGGGATGAACCAGATAGGGCCATGGGCGCCGAGTTGGGGCAGCGCGCCGAAATCCTCGCTATGCGCATCGATCAGCACGAACTTCGGGCCGTCGACGAGGCGGTCGATGCCGACCGCGATTGGCGTGCGCAGGTTCGCGGTGAGATAGGGACCGGCTTCGGCACAGGCCATCGCTTCGTCGAGATGCAGGTCGCGCGGGCGGCCATAGTCGTAGAGGCGGTAGGTAATGTCGGCATATTGCTGCACCTCGATCAGCGTCAGCCCGCCGCCGATCGCGTGGATCGTGCCGGGGGTGACGTGGAAATGATCGCCCGGCGCGATGGCTTTCCAGTCGATGAGGTCTTCGATGCTGCCGTCGAGCGCGGCAGCGCGGAGCCGATCGGGTGACACACGCTGTTCGAGGCCGAGGCCGATCACCGCGTCATCCTCGGCGTCGAGGATCACCCACGCCTCCTCCTTGCCCTGCCGCGCGCCGGCGGCGCGTGCTTGCGCGTCGTCGGGGTGGACCTGCACCGACAGCGCTTCGGAGGTGAAGAGATATTTGACGAGCAGCGCGGGTTCGGGCGAGCCCGCGGGCAGTTCGAACCAGATTTCGCCGATCCGCTCGCCGCCTGCATCGAACAGCGGGCCGATGTCGTCGCGGCCCCATGGCTTGGCGACGCGGCGCGGGATCAGGCGGGTCGCTGGCACGCCGTCAGTTGCCCTTCTTGTAATAACGATAGCCGCCGATCCAGGTTTCGAGCGGCGTCATGCGGCGGATCTCGTCGGGGCTGGCGAGCATCGGGTCGCTGTCGACGATCAGGAAGTCGGCGCGCATGCCGGGCATCAGCGTGCCGATGCGGTCCTCGGCAAAGCCCGCATAAGCGGCAGTGCGGGTGAAGCCGTCGAGCGCGGTTTCGCGGTTGACCGCTTCCTCGGGGCGCCAGCCGCCGAAGGGCTGGCCGCTCGCGTCGGTGCGCGAGATCGCGGCGGCGATGCCGGGGAAGGGGTTGGCGCTTTCGACAGGGACGTCCGACCCGAAAGCGAGGCGGGCGCCCGCGGTCTGCAGGCTGCGCCAGGCATAGGCGCCCTTCAGCCGGTCGGGACCGAGCCGCGCCTCGGCCATCAGCCGGTCGCTGGTCTGGTGGACCGGCTGCATCGAGGCGATGACCTTCAATTGCGCGAAGCGCGGAATGTCGATCGGGTCGATGATCTGCGCATGTTCGATGCGCCAGCGCCGCTCGCCGGGCAGATCGGCGTTGAGGTCGGCGATCGCGTCGA is drawn from Sphingopyxis sp. OPL5 and contains these coding sequences:
- a CDS encoding alpha-hydroxy acid oxidase; this translates as MKLTDCHNIDDFRALAKRRLPWPVFDYIDGAADDEVTRRRNRAAFDDCDLIPRVLAGVESVDMRTTLFGREMAMPLFLSPTALQRLFHWQGERAVLRAAANAGTVAGISSLATISLAEAGALTDGPKLFQLYVHHDEGLNTAMLDAARAAKFDAVALTVDTIVGGNRERCLRSGFTSPPRFTPGNMLSYAIKPGWGLNYVLREKFSLPNLATHVSEGSSVPKSVAEYFTSMLDQSLDWKRAEAIRKQWDGPFCLKGIVAVEDARRAVDIGASAIMVSNHGGRQLDGSRAPFDALAEIVDAVGDRIEVICDGGITRGTHVLKALSVGAKACSGGRLYLYALAAAGEDGVSRAIALLRAEMERGMKLMGAKSLADLSRDNLRWR
- a CDS encoding FAD-dependent oxidoreductase, whose protein sequence is MTTRRALLTGLAALPVATAVAAAERKERRSKKRKDAKPTVQHVDVAVIGAGVFGAWTAWHLLRAGKSVRLFDAYGAANARASSAGESRVIRMGYGADTIYSEMARESLPYWKELSDSASAPIFHNTGVLWFAPQGDAYTAQSLAWLQANRIGHEQGDVSWLQNKYRQIQFYQGETGILETETGALIAARGVQEVIADAQITVEPVVMPAPLLSKKIQRHTLPDGGTADHLVYACGPWLAEIFPQHLMGKIVATRQEVYHFGAPQGDTRFAPPNLPVWADFNNGRIVYGIPDLEGAGFKIAIDVHGPVVDPDTQERALTPAGIAEARAYVARRFPGLATAPLIGGRVCQYENSSNGDYLIDRFPGQPHVWLVGGGSGHGFKNGPAVGKRVAAHILDENLPVEPRFSFASKGTVAARTVF
- a CDS encoding class I mannose-6-phosphate isomerase; translated protein: MPATRLIPRRVAKPWGRDDIGPLFDAGGERIGEIWFELPAGSPEPALLVKYLFTSEALSVQVHPDDAQARAAGARQGKEEAWVILDAEDDAVIGLGLEQRVSPDRLRAAALDGSIEDLIDWKAIAPGDHFHVTPGTIHAIGGGLTLIEVQQYADITYRLYDYGRPRDLHLDEAMACAEAGPYLTANLRTPIAVGIDRLVDGPKFVLIDAHSEDFGALPQLGAHGPIWFIPIDGGGTVGAGRWQPGECWLLDDIADLATLGGAGRALIAWATR